One window from the genome of Saimiri boliviensis isolate mSaiBol1 chromosome 2, mSaiBol1.pri, whole genome shotgun sequence encodes:
- the CTSL gene encoding procathepsin L, whose protein sequence is MNPTLILAAFCLGLASAALTFNHSLEAQWIKWKAMHNRLYGKNEEEWRRAVWEKNMKTIELHNHEYNQGKHSFTMAMNTFGDMTNEEFRQVMNGFQNRKPRNGKVFQEPLLHEAPRSVDWREKGYVTPVKNQGQCGSCWAFSATGALEGQMFRKTGKLVSLSEQNLVDCSGPQGNQGCNGGLMDYAFQYVQENGGLDSEESYPYEATEESCKYNPKYSVANDTGFVDIPKLEKALMKAVATVGPISVAIDAGHESFQFYKEGIYFEPECSSEDMDHGVLVVGYGFERTGSDNSKYWLVKNSWGEEWGMDGYIKMAKDRKNHCGIASAASYPTV, encoded by the exons ATGAATCCTACACTTATCCTCGCTGCCTTTTGCCTGGGATTAGCCTCAGCTGCTCTAACATTCAATCACAGTTTAGAGGCACAGTGGATCAAGTGGAAGGCGATGCACAACAGATTATACGGCAAG AATGAAGAAGAATGGAGGAGAGCAGTGTGGGAGAAGAACATGAAGACGATTGAACTGCACAATCACGAATACAACCAAGGGAAACACAGCTTCACAATGGCCATGAATACCTTTGGAGACATG ACCAATGAAGAATTCAGGCAGGTGATGAATGGCTTTCAAAACCGCAAGCCCAGGAACGGGAAAGTGTTCCAGGAACCTCTGCTTCATGAGGCCCCCAGATCTGTGGATTGGAGAGAGAAAGGCTACGTGACTCCTGTGAAGAATCAG GGTCAGTGTGGTTCTTGTTGGGCTTTTAGCGCGACTGGTGCTCTTGAAGGACAGATGTTCCGGAAAACTGGGAAGCTTGTCTCACTGAGTGAACAGAATCTGGTAGACTGCTCTGGGCCTCAAGGCAATCAGGGCTGCAATGGTGGCCTAATGGATTATGCCTTCCAGTATGTTCAGGAGAACGGAGGCCTGGACTCTGAGGAATCCTATCCATACGAGGCAACC GAAGAATCCTGTAAGTACAATCCCAAGTATTCTGTTGCTAATGACACTGGCTTTGTGGACATCCCCAAGCTGGAGAAGGCCCTGATGAAGGCAGTTGCAACTGTGGGGCCCATTTCTGTTGCTATTGATGCAGGTCATGAGTCCTTCCAGTTCTATAAAGAag GCATTTATTTTGAGCCAGAATGTAGCAGTGAAGACATGGATCATGGTGTGCTGGTGGTTGGCTATGGATTTGAAAGAACAGGATCAGATAACAGTAAATATTGGCTGGTGAAGAACAG CTGGGGTGAAGAATGGGGCATGGATGGCTACATAAAGATGGCCAAAGACCGGAAAAACCATTGTGGGATTGCCTCAGCAGCCAGCTACCCCACTGTATGA